The following proteins come from a genomic window of Achromobacter deleyi:
- a CDS encoding MFS transporter, with protein sequence MPPTPHTTPDGQPIGTFALTSRIVAIAFFTFICYLAIGLPLAVLPGYVHGQLGYGSVLAGLAISVQYVATLLSRSHAGRMADTVGPKQTVVIGMAACAASGVFLLLAYAFERSAWLSLGAIIVSRLALGFGESWVGTGSATWAIARVGPLHTARVISWNGICTYGGLALGAPLGVYLETEWSMGALGGAVLLLGLAGLGLALARAAVAIVGGHRMAFKSVVLRVFPHGMALGLGSVGFGTLAAFVALYYASFSWEGAAHALSAFGCAFIGVRLLFAGTITRFGGFKVAQVSFLVEAAGLALLWLAPNPTAALVGAALTGCGFALVFPAIGVEAVARVPAGSRGAALGAYSAFLDLALGATGPVAGYISGGFGYPAIFLAAAVAVLLGFLIAMGLQRHASRAQAAA encoded by the coding sequence ATGCCTCCCACACCTCATACCACGCCCGATGGCCAGCCCATCGGGACGTTCGCGTTGACCTCGCGCATCGTCGCGATCGCGTTTTTCACCTTCATCTGTTATCTGGCCATCGGCCTGCCGCTGGCGGTGCTGCCGGGCTACGTGCACGGCCAGCTCGGCTACGGCTCGGTGCTGGCCGGGCTGGCCATCAGCGTCCAGTACGTGGCGACGCTGCTGAGCCGCTCGCACGCCGGCCGCATGGCCGACACCGTCGGGCCGAAGCAGACCGTGGTGATCGGCATGGCGGCCTGCGCCGCCAGCGGCGTGTTCCTGCTGCTGGCCTATGCCTTTGAGCGCAGCGCCTGGCTCAGCCTGGGCGCCATCATCGTCAGCCGGCTGGCGCTGGGCTTCGGCGAAAGCTGGGTCGGCACCGGCTCGGCCACCTGGGCCATCGCCCGGGTCGGCCCGCTGCACACGGCGCGGGTGATCTCCTGGAACGGCATCTGCACCTACGGCGGCCTGGCGCTGGGCGCGCCGCTGGGCGTCTACCTGGAAACCGAATGGAGCATGGGCGCGCTGGGCGGCGCGGTGCTGCTGCTGGGCCTGGCCGGCCTGGGCCTGGCGCTGGCGCGGGCGGCGGTGGCCATCGTCGGCGGCCATCGCATGGCCTTCAAGAGCGTGGTGCTGCGGGTGTTTCCGCACGGCATGGCGCTGGGGCTGGGCTCGGTTGGCTTCGGCACGCTGGCGGCCTTCGTGGCGCTGTACTACGCCAGCTTCTCGTGGGAGGGCGCGGCGCACGCGCTCAGCGCGTTCGGCTGCGCCTTCATCGGCGTGCGCCTGCTGTTCGCCGGCACCATCACGCGCTTTGGCGGCTTCAAGGTGGCGCAGGTGTCGTTCCTGGTGGAGGCGGCCGGCCTGGCGCTGCTGTGGCTGGCGCCCAATCCCACCGCGGCGCTGGTGGGCGCGGCCCTGACCGGCTGCGGCTTCGCCCTGGTGTTTCCGGCCATCGGCGTGGAAGCCGTGGCGCGCGTGCCGGCCGGCAGCCGCGGCGCCGCGCTGGGGGCGTATTCGGCCTTCCTGGACCTGGCGCTGGGCGCGACCGGCCCGGTGGCGGGCTATATCTCGGGCGGCTTCGGCTATCCGGCGATTTTCCTGGCGGCGGCGGTGGCGGTGCTGCTCGGCTTCCTGATCGCGATGGGCCTGCAACGGCACGCCAGCCGCGCGCAGGCCGCGGCCTGA
- the tsaD gene encoding tRNA (adenosine(37)-N6)-threonylcarbamoyltransferase complex transferase subunit TsaD, with amino-acid sequence MIILGFESSCDETGVAAVCTERGLLAHALHTQIAMHQEYGGVVPELASRDHIRRVVPLTRQVLQEAGLDMADIGAVAYTAGPGLAGALLVGASVAQSFAWSRHLPAIAIHHLEGHLLSPMLADPRPEFPFVALLVSGGHTQLMRVDGVGRYELLGETLDDAAGEAFDKSAKLMGLGYPGGPALARLATQGDATRFELPRPMLHSGDLDFSFSGLKTAVLTRVKAAEQDGGLDEQTRADLAAATQAAIVDVLAAKSIRALKQTGLRRLVVAGGVGANQLLRAKLAAALKPLKAQAYFPPLSLCTDNGAMIAFAAAERVKAGLVTLDPDAHGFTVRPRWDLADIA; translated from the coding sequence ATGATTATTCTCGGCTTTGAAAGCTCCTGCGACGAAACGGGCGTCGCAGCCGTCTGTACGGAACGCGGCCTGCTCGCGCACGCCCTGCATACCCAGATCGCCATGCACCAGGAATATGGGGGCGTGGTGCCCGAACTCGCCTCGCGCGACCATATCCGGCGCGTGGTGCCGTTGACCCGCCAGGTGCTGCAGGAGGCCGGCCTGGACATGGCCGACATCGGCGCGGTGGCCTACACCGCCGGACCCGGCCTGGCCGGCGCGCTGCTGGTGGGCGCCAGCGTGGCGCAGTCGTTTGCCTGGTCGCGCCATCTGCCCGCCATTGCCATCCATCACCTGGAAGGCCACCTGCTGTCGCCCATGCTGGCCGATCCGCGGCCCGAGTTTCCGTTCGTGGCGCTGCTGGTGTCCGGCGGCCACACGCAGTTGATGCGGGTCGACGGGGTGGGACGCTACGAATTGCTGGGCGAGACCCTGGACGACGCCGCCGGCGAAGCCTTCGACAAGTCCGCCAAGCTGATGGGCCTGGGCTATCCCGGCGGTCCGGCGCTGGCGCGCCTGGCCACGCAGGGCGACGCCACGCGTTTCGAGCTGCCGCGCCCGATGCTGCACAGCGGCGACCTGGATTTCAGCTTCAGCGGCCTGAAGACCGCCGTGCTGACCCGCGTCAAGGCGGCCGAGCAGGACGGCGGCCTGGATGAACAGACCCGCGCCGACCTGGCGGCGGCGACCCAGGCCGCGATCGTCGACGTGCTGGCCGCCAAGTCGATCCGCGCCCTCAAGCAGACCGGCCTGCGCCGCCTGGTGGTGGCCGGCGGGGTCGGCGCCAACCAGTTGCTGCGCGCCAAGCTGGCCGCCGCGCTCAAGCCCTTGAAGGCCCAGGCTTATTTCCCGCCGCTGTCGTTGTGCACCGACAATGGCGCCATGATCGCCTTCGCGGCCGCCGAGCGGGTCAAGGCGGGGCTGGTGACGCTGGACCCGGACGCCCACGGCTTCACCGTGCGGCCGCGCTGGGACCTGGCCGATATCGCCTGA
- a CDS encoding ABC transporter substrate-binding protein, with product MKFKQWLSLPLAAAFLAAAPAMAAEKFRVGYLRVMDDAQAIVAQEGGFYKKAGLDSELIEFKSGTDLIKAIVGGQLDIGVLGFTNAVAWASKGADLKVVGGAQQGYHSLIVRDDSGIKDIAGLKGKTLASQAEGSTADVVLKGVVLKQGNLAADDVNVMGVSPAVAVQSLVGKRVDAAFLFEPYDRIAQLVAPVKQIYEVGQAWPFPCMVVITSGETLAKRKDDVWKALDAQNQAIALLQKEPAQASKLIASYFIAEPTLKTLNRGELPRETVIAEAIKTQVFTPKLTEKDTKRMQEIADILQAQGSLKTRDGKPYDVSSIVDLSWQEARKL from the coding sequence ATGAAATTCAAGCAATGGCTGTCCCTGCCGCTGGCCGCGGCGTTCCTGGCCGCGGCGCCCGCCATGGCCGCCGAGAAATTCCGCGTCGGCTACCTGCGCGTGATGGACGACGCGCAGGCCATCGTGGCGCAGGAAGGCGGCTTCTACAAGAAGGCCGGCCTGGATTCCGAGCTGATCGAGTTCAAGTCGGGCACCGACCTGATCAAGGCCATCGTCGGCGGCCAGCTGGATATCGGCGTGCTGGGCTTCACCAACGCCGTGGCCTGGGCCTCCAAGGGCGCGGACCTGAAGGTGGTGGGCGGCGCGCAGCAGGGCTACCACTCGCTGATCGTGCGCGATGATTCGGGCATCAAGGACATCGCCGGCCTGAAGGGCAAGACGCTGGCCTCGCAGGCCGAAGGCAGCACCGCCGACGTGGTGCTCAAGGGCGTGGTGCTCAAGCAGGGCAACCTGGCCGCCGACGACGTCAACGTGATGGGCGTGAGCCCGGCGGTGGCGGTGCAGTCACTGGTGGGCAAGCGCGTCGACGCGGCCTTCCTGTTCGAACCGTATGACCGCATCGCCCAGCTGGTGGCGCCGGTCAAGCAGATCTACGAAGTGGGCCAGGCCTGGCCGTTCCCGTGCATGGTGGTGATCACCTCGGGCGAGACGCTGGCCAAGCGCAAGGACGACGTCTGGAAGGCGCTGGACGCGCAGAACCAGGCCATCGCGCTGCTGCAGAAGGAGCCCGCCCAGGCCTCCAAGCTGATCGCCTCGTACTTCATCGCCGAGCCCACGCTCAAGACCCTGAACCGCGGCGAACTGCCGCGCGAGACCGTCATCGCCGAAGCCATCAAAACGCAGGTGTTCACGCCCAAGCTGACCGAAAAGGACACCAAGCGCATGCAGGAAATCGCCGACATCCTGCAGGCCCAGGGCTCGCTCAAGACGCGCGACGGCAAGCCGTACGACGTCTCCAGCATCGTCGACCTGTCCTGGCAAGAGGCTCGCAAGCTTTGA
- a CDS encoding IMPACT family protein: MTTTLTAVCSHEEDIKKSRFAAYAAPVASIDEAMAFFAAHSDPEATHNCWAYRIGQEYRFNDDGEPGGTAGRPILQAIEGQGMDRVAVLVVRWFGGVKLGAGGLVRAYGGCAANCLRNGPRTEIVDLATVACACGFAELPLLKSRLAQAGAVIVQEDFGADGVALRFTVPRGAVADLEMTAANITRGRSAWEQLA; this comes from the coding sequence ATGACCACCACCTTGACCGCCGTCTGCTCGCACGAGGAAGACATCAAGAAAAGCCGTTTCGCCGCGTATGCCGCGCCCGTCGCCAGCATTGACGAGGCCATGGCGTTCTTCGCGGCGCACAGCGACCCCGAGGCCACCCACAACTGCTGGGCCTACCGCATTGGCCAGGAATATCGTTTCAATGACGATGGCGAGCCTGGCGGCACCGCCGGACGCCCGATCCTGCAGGCGATCGAAGGGCAGGGCATGGACCGCGTAGCGGTGCTGGTGGTGCGCTGGTTCGGGGGCGTCAAGCTGGGCGCCGGCGGGCTGGTGCGGGCCTATGGCGGCTGCGCCGCCAACTGCCTGCGCAACGGCCCGCGCACCGAGATCGTGGACCTGGCCACGGTGGCGTGCGCCTGCGGCTTCGCCGAACTGCCGCTATTGAAGTCGCGGCTGGCGCAGGCCGGCGCGGTGATCGTGCAGGAGGATTTCGGCGCCGACGGCGTGGCCTTGCGCTTCACGGTGCCGCGCGGCGCGGTGGCCGACCTGGAGATGACGGCGGCCAACATCACGCGCGGCCGCTCGGCCTGGGAACAATTGGCGTGA
- a CDS encoding ABC transporter permease: MSASTRVTGARKHLAGVLGVLFILALWQAAAFALPDFLMPGVPAVLERLFEDLGKQSFHQSLLGTLGRLGAGYGLALAAGIGFGLVAAMLFFFREVLRSAIVILQSIPSIAWVPLFLIVMGFGSTPIIVVVALSAFFPAALSVMNATESVQRVHVSAARVMGATPWGLVKRVYLPAVMPELITGAQLAFGNAWRALISAEMLIGFGKGLGRSLAYSGEIADMTGVMTNILVIAVLAALIDQFVLENLKHRLLRYQYV, translated from the coding sequence TTGAGCGCATCGACCCGTGTGACCGGCGCCCGCAAGCATCTGGCGGGCGTGCTGGGTGTCCTGTTCATCCTGGCGCTGTGGCAGGCGGCGGCGTTCGCCTTGCCCGACTTCCTGATGCCGGGCGTGCCCGCCGTGCTCGAGCGCCTGTTCGAGGACCTGGGCAAGCAGTCTTTCCACCAGAGCCTGCTGGGCACGCTGGGCCGCCTGGGCGCGGGCTACGGCCTGGCGCTGGCGGCGGGCATCGGCTTCGGGCTGGTCGCGGCCATGCTGTTCTTCTTCCGCGAAGTGCTGCGCAGCGCCATCGTCATCCTGCAGTCGATTCCGTCGATCGCCTGGGTGCCGCTGTTCCTGATCGTGATGGGTTTCGGCAGCACGCCGATCATCGTGGTGGTGGCGCTGTCGGCGTTCTTCCCGGCCGCGCTGAGCGTGATGAACGCCACCGAGTCGGTGCAGCGCGTGCACGTGTCGGCGGCCCGCGTGATGGGCGCCACGCCCTGGGGCCTGGTCAAGCGCGTGTACCTGCCGGCCGTCATGCCCGAGCTGATCACCGGCGCCCAGCTGGCGTTCGGCAACGCCTGGCGCGCGCTGATCTCGGCCGAGATGCTGATCGGCTTCGGCAAGGGCCTGGGCCGTTCGCTGGCCTATTCGGGCGAGATCGCCGACATGACCGGCGTGATGACCAACATCCTGGTCATCGCGGTGCTGGCCGCGCTGATCGACCAGTTCGTGCTCGAGAACCTCAAGCACCGGCTGCTGCGCTACCAATACGTGTGA
- a CDS encoding thioredoxin family protein, with product MSIVELTKDTFQEAITPDGTLIVDFWAPWCGPCRGFAPVFEQAATEHPDVTFAKVNTDVEQELAGALGIRSIPTLMVFREKVLLFSQPGALSGGQLNELLAKIKEVDMEKVHQEIAAAQDSQDA from the coding sequence ATGAGTATTGTTGAACTGACCAAAGACACTTTCCAGGAAGCCATCACGCCGGACGGCACCTTGATCGTGGACTTCTGGGCGCCCTGGTGTGGCCCGTGCCGTGGTTTCGCCCCGGTCTTCGAGCAGGCCGCCACCGAGCACCCGGACGTCACGTTCGCCAAGGTCAACACCGACGTCGAGCAGGAACTGGCCGGCGCGCTGGGCATCCGCTCGATTCCCACGCTGATGGTGTTCCGCGAAAAGGTCCTGCTGTTCTCGCAACCGGGCGCCTTGTCGGGCGGCCAGCTCAATGAGCTGCTCGCCAAGATCAAGGAAGTGGACATGGAAAAGGTCCACCAGGAAATCGCCGCGGCCCAGGACAGCCAGGACGCGTGA
- the plsY gene encoding glycerol-3-phosphate 1-O-acyltransferase PlsY produces MAITEPSLAFTAALILLAYLIGSVPFAVVVSKLMGLQDPRSYGSKNPGATNVLRTGNKTAAALTLLGDAAKGWFAVWLAVKLAPGIAPGPLAAVAVAAFLGHLYPIFLGFKGGKGVATALGVLVAIQPWLAVATAATWLIIAVFFRYSSLASLVAAFFAPVYYVFGSGLAWHAQPAMGVALAIIGMLLFYRHRANIARLVQGTESRIGGKKK; encoded by the coding sequence ATGGCGATCACCGAACCGTCCCTGGCGTTCACCGCGGCGCTCATCCTGCTGGCCTACCTGATCGGCTCCGTGCCGTTCGCCGTGGTGGTCAGCAAACTCATGGGACTGCAGGACCCCCGCAGCTACGGCTCGAAGAACCCCGGCGCCACCAACGTGCTGCGCACCGGCAACAAGACCGCCGCCGCCCTGACCCTGCTGGGCGACGCCGCCAAGGGCTGGTTCGCCGTCTGGCTGGCGGTCAAGCTGGCCCCCGGCATTGCCCCCGGCCCGCTGGCCGCGGTGGCCGTGGCGGCCTTCCTGGGCCATCTGTATCCGATTTTCCTGGGTTTCAAGGGCGGCAAGGGCGTGGCCACCGCGCTCGGCGTGCTGGTCGCCATCCAGCCCTGGCTGGCCGTCGCCACGGCGGCCACCTGGCTCATCATCGCGGTGTTCTTCCGCTACTCGTCGCTGGCCTCGCTGGTGGCGGCGTTCTTCGCCCCGGTCTACTACGTGTTCGGCTCGGGCCTGGCCTGGCATGCCCAGCCGGCCATGGGCGTCGCCCTGGCCATCATCGGCATGCTGCTGTTCTACCGCCACCGCGCCAACATCGCGCGCCTGGTGCAGGGCACCGAGAGCCGCATCGGCGGCAAGAAAAAATGA
- a CDS encoding transporter substrate-binding domain-containing protein: protein MRRGLRLLACVAALLSAASAAAPADGLAAARQRGELVVGVPYLAPAPVAGAKIRTPEGLDLAMAEKLAQDLGLPFSLRQVAAADAARLLAAGEVDLVLADRAAPAQALAGDVAAVATGYAARPKAVIRSDTRMRQGSDARGHSVCMAEAAVGAQALARGWGAVVRTYRVPSDALVAVREGSCDIGLVDDVVWEPLMRFPEWKKFSATLGADGARQERVWLLPAADTATQAWLDARMREWARAGAWKALPAKWARDVAFDVYLDQEVADCHG, encoded by the coding sequence ATGCGGCGCGGACTTCGTCTCCTGGCCTGCGTGGCGGCGCTGCTGTCCGCGGCAAGCGCCGCGGCGCCGGCCGACGGCCTGGCGGCCGCGCGCCAGCGCGGCGAGCTGGTGGTGGGCGTGCCATATTTGGCGCCCGCGCCGGTGGCCGGCGCCAAGATCCGCACCCCGGAAGGGCTGGACCTTGCCATGGCCGAGAAGCTGGCCCAGGACCTGGGCCTGCCGTTCAGCCTGCGGCAGGTGGCGGCCGCCGACGCGGCGCGGCTGCTGGCCGCGGGCGAGGTCGACCTGGTGCTGGCCGACCGCGCGGCGCCGGCACAGGCGTTGGCGGGCGATGTGGCGGCGGTGGCCACCGGCTACGCCGCGCGTCCCAAGGCCGTGATTCGCAGCGATACCCGCATGCGCCAGGGCAGCGATGCCCGCGGCCACAGCGTCTGCATGGCCGAGGCCGCCGTCGGCGCGCAGGCGCTGGCCCGCGGCTGGGGCGCGGTGGTGCGCACCTACCGCGTGCCGTCGGACGCGCTGGTGGCGGTGCGCGAAGGCAGCTGCGACATCGGCCTGGTCGATGACGTGGTGTGGGAACCGTTGATGCGCTTTCCCGAATGGAAGAAGTTCTCGGCCACGCTGGGCGCCGATGGCGCCCGCCAGGAACGGGTGTGGCTGCTGCCGGCGGCCGACACGGCCACGCAGGCCTGGCTCGATGCGCGCATGCGCGAATGGGCGCGGGCCGGGGCCTGGAAGGCCCTGCCGGCCAAGTGGGCGCGCGACGTGGCCTTCGACGTCTACCTGGACCAGGAAGTCGCCGACTGCCACGGCTGA
- a CDS encoding LLM class flavin-dependent oxidoreductase: MSPLARIPFSVLDLAPIVQGRDAADAFRNSVAVAQHVERLGYKRFWLAEHHNINGVASSATAVLIGHIAGHTSTLRVGSGGVMLPNHAPLIIAEQFGTLETLYPGRIDLGLGRAPGSDGATQHALRRGPRSGLEFPALVEELRGFLAPSRPGQPVRAIPGEGLDIPIWLLGSSDFSARLAAELGLPFSFAGHFSPEGMAAMRLYRHLFKPSETLARPYAMIGVPVIAAATDEQAQRQATTQQLKFLSLVRGNRLQLQPPVDSMDGLWNEWEREAVNQRLGAAIVGGPETVKRRLEALVAETEADEVMIVSDFFDIADRLRSFEIVAALKQGDGVPTTTAA, translated from the coding sequence ATGAGCCCCCTCGCCCGCATCCCCTTCTCGGTGCTGGACCTGGCGCCGATCGTGCAAGGCCGCGACGCCGCCGATGCCTTCCGCAACAGCGTGGCGGTGGCGCAGCACGTCGAGCGCCTGGGCTACAAGCGCTTCTGGCTGGCCGAGCACCACAACATCAACGGCGTGGCCAGCAGCGCCACGGCGGTGCTGATCGGCCACATCGCCGGGCACACCTCGACGCTGCGCGTCGGCTCGGGCGGCGTGATGCTGCCCAACCATGCGCCGCTGATCATCGCCGAGCAGTTCGGCACGCTCGAAACCCTGTACCCCGGCCGCATCGACCTGGGCCTGGGCCGCGCGCCCGGCAGCGACGGCGCCACCCAGCATGCGCTGCGCCGCGGTCCGCGCAGCGGCCTCGAATTCCCGGCGCTGGTCGAGGAACTGCGCGGCTTTCTCGCGCCCTCGCGTCCCGGCCAGCCGGTGCGCGCGATTCCCGGCGAAGGCCTGGACATCCCCATCTGGCTGCTGGGCTCGAGCGACTTCAGCGCGCGGCTGGCGGCCGAACTGGGCCTGCCGTTCTCGTTCGCCGGCCACTTCTCGCCCGAGGGCATGGCGGCAATGCGCCTGTATCGCCACCTGTTCAAGCCGTCGGAGACGCTGGCCCGCCCCTACGCCATGATCGGCGTGCCGGTGATCGCGGCCGCGACCGACGAGCAAGCCCAGCGCCAGGCCACCACGCAGCAGCTCAAGTTCCTGTCGCTGGTGCGCGGCAACCGCCTGCAATTGCAGCCGCCGGTCGACAGCATGGACGGGCTCTGGAACGAGTGGGAACGCGAGGCCGTCAACCAGCGCCTGGGCGCGGCCATCGTGGGCGGCCCCGAGACCGTCAAGCGCCGCCTGGAGGCCCTGGTGGCCGAGACGGAAGCCGACGAAGTCATGATCGTGTCCGATTTCTTCGATATCGCCGATCGCCTGCGCTCCTTCGAGATCGTCGCCGCGCTCAAGCAGGGCGACGGCGTGCCCACAACAACCGCGGCGTGA
- a CDS encoding NCS2 family permease, which translates to MLEKLFNLREHGTTARTEIVAGLTTFLTMSYIIFVNPDILSSTGMDRNAVFVATCLAAALGSLVMALIANWPIGMAPGMGLNAFFAFTVVKTMGYTWEQALGAVFISGVIFLILTISGIRVWLVKGIPHSLRSAIAAGIGLFLAIIALSSAGIVVAHPATKVTLGNLTAPGPLFAILGFFIIASLDALRVRGAILIGILVVTVLSMALGYNEFKGVFAAPPSLAPTLFKMDILGALHTGFVHVILVFVLVEVFDATGTLVGVAKRAGLMPENRPNRLGRALFADSTAIVAGSMLGTSSTTAYVESASGVQAGGRTGLTALVVALLFLAALFISPLAGAVPAYATAPALLYVAGLMMRELIDIDWNDVCEATPAALTALVMPFTYSIANGIAFGFISYVVLKTATGRVRDVHPATWLVAILFVIRFAFFPE; encoded by the coding sequence ATGCTGGAGAAGCTATTCAACCTGCGTGAACACGGCACGACCGCGAGAACCGAGATCGTGGCCGGCCTGACGACATTCCTGACCATGTCGTACATCATCTTCGTGAACCCGGACATCCTGTCGTCCACCGGCATGGACCGCAACGCCGTGTTCGTCGCCACCTGCCTGGCCGCCGCGCTGGGCTCGCTGGTGATGGCGCTGATCGCCAACTGGCCGATCGGCATGGCGCCGGGCATGGGGCTGAACGCCTTCTTCGCCTTCACCGTGGTCAAGACCATGGGCTACACCTGGGAACAGGCGCTGGGCGCCGTGTTCATCTCGGGCGTGATCTTCCTGATCCTGACCATCTCGGGCATCCGCGTCTGGCTGGTCAAGGGCATCCCGCATTCGCTGCGCAGCGCCATCGCCGCCGGTATCGGCCTGTTCCTGGCCATTATCGCGCTGTCGAGCGCCGGCATCGTGGTGGCGCATCCGGCCACCAAGGTCACGCTGGGCAACCTGACCGCGCCGGGGCCGCTGTTCGCCATCCTGGGCTTCTTCATCATCGCCTCGCTGGACGCGCTGCGCGTGCGCGGCGCCATCCTGATCGGCATCCTGGTGGTCACGGTGCTGTCGATGGCCCTGGGCTACAACGAATTCAAGGGCGTGTTCGCGGCCCCGCCGAGCCTGGCGCCGACGCTGTTCAAGATGGACATCCTGGGCGCGCTGCACACCGGCTTCGTGCACGTCATCCTGGTGTTCGTGCTGGTCGAGGTGTTCGACGCCACCGGCACGTTGGTAGGCGTGGCCAAGCGCGCCGGCCTGATGCCGGAGAACCGCCCCAACCGCCTGGGCCGCGCCCTGTTCGCCGACAGCACCGCGATCGTGGCCGGCTCGATGCTGGGCACCAGCAGCACCACCGCCTACGTCGAAAGCGCCTCGGGCGTGCAGGCCGGCGGCCGCACCGGCCTGACCGCGCTGGTCGTGGCTCTGCTGTTCCTGGCCGCGCTGTTCATTTCGCCGCTGGCCGGCGCCGTGCCCGCCTACGCCACCGCGCCCGCCCTGCTCTACGTGGCCGGCCTGATGATGCGCGAGCTGATCGACATCGACTGGAACGACGTCTGCGAAGCCACCCCGGCCGCGCTGACCGCGCTGGTGATGCCGTTCACCTATTCCATCGCCAACGGCATCGCCTTCGGCTTCATCAGCTACGTGGTGCTCAAGACCGCCACGGGCCGCGTGCGCGACGTGCATCCGGCCACCTGGCTGGTGGCGATCCTGTTCGTGATCCGCTTCGCGTTCTTCCCGGAATAA
- a CDS encoding ABC transporter ATP-binding protein: protein MNLTFDHVHKHFGDLPVVDGFTSEFKTGELVALVGPSGCGKSTLLHLAAGLEKPTQGQVLADGKAVAGPHPSRTLVFQEHALYPWLTLEDNVALALEFQKTPKKRAREAARQWLARVSLAGFEHYYPHQVSGGMRQRAALARAFIAQPQTMLMDEPFGALDALTRLALQDVLRQLIAQEKPTVLLVTHDVDEALFLADRIVVFSPRPARVLREFNLAHRAKSHDLSDLAAEKREILRLLGIAVDGSAAHADLALAA, encoded by the coding sequence ATGAACCTGACCTTCGACCACGTCCACAAGCACTTCGGCGACCTGCCGGTCGTCGACGGCTTCACCAGCGAATTCAAGACCGGCGAGCTGGTCGCGCTGGTCGGCCCGTCGGGCTGCGGCAAGTCGACCCTGCTGCACCTGGCCGCCGGCCTGGAAAAGCCGACGCAAGGGCAGGTGCTGGCCGATGGCAAGGCCGTGGCCGGCCCGCATCCCAGCCGCACGCTGGTGTTCCAGGAACACGCGCTGTATCCGTGGCTGACGCTGGAAGACAACGTGGCGCTGGCGCTGGAATTCCAGAAGACCCCGAAGAAACGCGCCCGCGAGGCGGCGCGCCAGTGGCTGGCGCGCGTCAGCCTGGCCGGCTTCGAACACTATTACCCGCACCAGGTGTCCGGCGGCATGCGCCAGCGCGCGGCATTGGCCCGCGCCTTCATCGCGCAGCCGCAGACCATGCTGATGGATGAGCCGTTCGGCGCGCTCGACGCGCTGACGCGCCTGGCGCTGCAGGACGTGCTGCGCCAGCTGATCGCGCAGGAAAAGCCCACCGTGCTGCTGGTGACCCACGACGTCGACGAGGCGCTGTTCCTGGCCGACCGCATCGTGGTGTTCAGCCCGCGCCCGGCGCGGGTGCTGCGCGAATTCAACCTGGCGCACCGCGCCAAGAGCCACGACCTGTCCGACCTGGCCGCCGAGAAGCGCGAGATCCTGCGCCTGCTGGGCATCGCCGTGGACGGTTCGGCGGCCCACGCCGACCTGGCGCTGGCGGCCTGA
- a CDS encoding VOC family protein, whose product MGATGNNHQIDNIEFNVADIARSKRFYGDAFGWSFTDYGPTYTEFTDGRLKGGFTTGEPVRPGGPLVILYADDLADAQRRVSAAGGRISREAFDFPGGSRFHFTDLDGYELAVWTAAA is encoded by the coding sequence ATGGGCGCCACCGGCAACAACCACCAGATCGACAACATCGAGTTCAACGTCGCCGACATCGCGCGCAGCAAGCGCTTCTATGGCGACGCATTCGGCTGGTCGTTCACCGACTACGGGCCGACCTACACCGAATTCACCGATGGCCGCCTCAAGGGCGGCTTCACCACCGGCGAGCCGGTGCGCCCGGGCGGGCCGCTGGTGATCCTGTACGCCGACGACCTGGCCGACGCCCAGCGCCGCGTGAGCGCGGCGGGCGGCCGCATCAGTCGCGAGGCCTTCGATTTCCCCGGCGGCAGCCGCTTCCATTTCACTGACCTGGACGGCTACGAGCTGGCGGTCTGGACCGCCGCGGCCTGA